gaacaatattgaagacatcaaacTATGAAAtggcatatggaattatgtggtaaacaaaaaaaatgtcaaaaaaccccaaaatgtttcatattttagattcttcaaagtagccaccatttaccttgatgatgctttgtacactattggcattatcttaaccagcttcatgaggtagtcacctggaatgcttttcaattaacagttgtgcctcgtcaaaagttaattagtctaatttcttgccttcttaatgcgtttgagatcaaacagtaaataacaataaaaatatagttaatagccctattccacaaccctagtaatccatattatgtcaagaactgctcaactcagtaaagagaaatgacagaccatcattactttcagacatgaagtgacttttctgtctgtctgtcaccatCCTCACAGTTGAGGATTGGTGATCCAGGAAGTTATCAACCAGCTTCCCTGAATtttcttgggtgattatagcacaccagacggacccaaaccctcatctggtggtggatacgcattcacacctatgggcaatttacagtagccaattgacctaatccacatatctttagactgtgggaggaaacccacgcagacaacatgcaaacacgACACACTAAAAGGccctgtcggctactgggcttgaacctaaaaccttcttgctgagaggcaacagtgctaaccactacaccaccatgccgctgaagtgacttttaattaataaaaataaagaaaacgcattgaattagaaggtgtgttcaaactttttacTGGTATTGTATGTGAAGCAGGTTTTACATTATGGACCTTGTACTTATTTTATTGTGTGAATGGACTCAATTTTATGTACATTTGCACCATTGAAATTGACCAAGTGATGAATATTAATGTTAAATATTGATGTTTATGATTAATTACCTCTTCAGGAATCTTGCTTCCGTACTCTCAGGCCAATCTTATACTGGATATTGTTCTGTTGTTTCTCTATCTCGGTCTTGAAGCCCTGCGACTATTTTATGGTCAGTGTAAAATAATGCTGAGATTTATTAAATCACGGATAAGCATTTCACATGCTTTGTAGCAATTTTGACTTTAGTTGATATGGATATTGAAATTCTGATTTGGAACGCCTCCTTTTTCAGGCTGGAAGGGGAACCTGTGTGAGAGCACGCTGATCCTCATCGTTAGTGTCGGTGTCTTGGTGCCATGCACAGTAATAAGCGTCTACTATCTGCTCCTGCAGACTTTTATACTGCGTCTTGAATTTATCCTCAATGCTATCTTACTCTGCTTCTACACTTTAGAGCTGGTTCTGGCTCTAATAACCATTGCAGCTTTTTCCAGGTAAATTTTATATTGTTTGTGAGTTTAGCATCTATTTTCTTTGACAAATAAAAGCATTTTTGCACATTAGTGAATCTTGACTAGGTGAATTACCATGTAATTTAAATAATTTGTTCATTTGGAGGGGTGTTAGATTCATATGCATCCAGTATCTGGACCATTTTTTTAAAGTTATTCTGACGTTTTAATCTTTGCTGTTTGATTATCTTCCTTTTCATTCTTTCAGGGCCAGTGTTTATTGAAGATGTTTATGAAGACAAGGAAATATTTGTTAGAACAAGAATATCCCGTATTCTTGTGTGGTATCCAGTTTTCAACATGGCAATGTTTCTCAATATTGTGTGGATCTGCACGACTTACTGCACTTCTCATCCTCTTTTAACACCAACTGAGATCACAATCAGACAAGTCCAACTTTAAATGCATAGAGATGAAGTACttcaatatttcatcttgttcaaTATTGCCACAAACCTTTTTTTATTGCAGTCATTTCTGCCATTGTGTCTTTGTTTTGTATTTGATTagagtttttttgtattttgatagtaCGAAacgcattttttttaaataaatggaaAATATTTTTACTAAACATAATTTCCTTCTACATTGCTTTGATTGTGTTAATTGATGGAGTTCAAGTTCACTTGTTgggttatttttgttttattgtttactgagggggcagcacggtggtgtagtggttagcactgtcgcctcacagcaagaagttcctgggttcgagccccgtggccggcgagggcctttctgtgcggagtttgcatgttctccccgtgtctgcgtgggtttcctccgggtgctccggtttcccccacagtccaaagacatgcaggctaggttaactggtgactctaaattgaccgtaggtgtgaatgtgagtgtgaatggttgtttgtctctgtgtcagccctgtgatgacctggcgacttgtccagggtgtaccccgcctttcacccgtagtcagctgggataggctccagcttgcctgtgaccctgtagaacaggataaagcggctacagataatggatggatgtttactgAAGCATGTCTTAGCTTTACATGATTTACACATGTATACCCTATAGAACCAAGTTCTTGTTCCAGTCTTGTTTTTCCTCCACTGCCCTTTTCTGATCTTTAGTTACTGTATAAAGAGACAGCGTCTGGTTGGCTACTGATTCAATTGCAGAATAGTCAGCGGTTAACAATTCAAGAAGcaagaaacctttatttcacATACGTACAattaagcacagacttaagcacaatgAAAtgccttctctgcatttaacccatctgaagcagtcaacacacacagagcaatgggcagctctgctacagcacctggggagcagttgggggttaggtgccttgctcaagggcacttcagccatgatacagagggaggggagagtcttgttcattcactcaacaccCCTTACATTTTTTTCTTGCCAGTCCCGGGACTCAAACTGGCGACCCCTTGGGCCCAATTCCTAGTCAAAGCACTCAGACAGGACTGTTGGTTGGTCAGGGCTAAGGATTCTTGGAACATAGTGATCTGAAAACGGGTTGATTAAGGATAGGAGTACTGGTTTGGATTTACTGGATGAGTGGATGTCTGAGAAAAAAAGAGAATAACTCTGATGCAGTAGGGGGTGGAACTTTGTCCTGAACTTCTGTTTGTAGCTTAGGAATGTGACCTAGGCATTTCCTTATAAAGAAAATATCTCCGATCCGAGATTAGGAGATGTTTTCCACAATAGGAGGAAGAACCCAGTCCGCCTTTTTATCTGTGactgtcagtgaatccctttgtttcactccaaCTTCGACAGCCCACAACAATGAGGCtatgtgagaacagctctctccaaggcTTGTAATACAGTCACAGTGTGCGGCCACAATCTTGCCATTTTCTTCACTGATAATCCATGGAGTGAAAGGTTTTCAGTTATTTTTTGTGAGTAGtgaacctggaatagaatatttAGAAAAATTTAGACCTGGGGACAAGATAAACTTGAGACAAAGCCAACAACAATTGACAATCAGTAACGCAATTGACAAGCTTACCTTTCCAATTACTAGTCGATTTTCATCAAATGTTTTAACAAGCACTTCCCTGACCCAGCCAttcatgaagttttggtagcaagctaagcttttgtagttttttttttttaactcttcttctatGTAGGGACTCTTAGAAAAGAGAAGGTACAatccaacatctatgtaggtaACGCAAGGCCACAAATCTAAATCATCACTCCAAtcttttcgaggaattttgtattgCTCATAACCaccaataaactctaatttccacctgtatctatcctttgcttctttctgacttagattatccaagtaatctggtagtagagcttttttagctgtaattTTCTTTGGATGATGGATGCCAGACATCTTCACTTCTCTTCAGTATGTGAgcaggatgtaaacaaagtttgcgtGTCCCCCAGGACAAAGGTAGCCATGGTTGCTGACATAAATATGATGTCACTGAAATTGGGTCTATAGGAAAAGTTTCCTGTTTTAGGTTTGCAAAACTTTTTTTTAGTAACACTTTATTGACAAACTACAAATATACAAAACCAATATGGCAACATCATCATGTTATCATCATATTAAATATTAGGAAGAACAGAGAAATTATCAAAGGGAACAATCTGATAAAAATTAGTATAAACAACTTATAatacaaaattgaaaataaattaatctcatctcattatctctagccgctttatcctgtcctacagggtcgcaggcaagctggagcctatcccaactgactacgggtgaaaggtggggtacaccctggacaagtcgccaggtcatcacagggctgacacatagacacagacaaccattcacactcacggtcaatttagagtcaccagttaacctaacctgcatgtctttggactgtgggggaaaccggagcacccggaggaaacccacgcggacacgggaagaacatgcaaaccccgcacagaaaggccctcgccggccacggggctcgaacccggaccttcttgctgtgacgcgacagcgctaaccactacaccaccgtgctgctcagaTTTGATATAATTATACAAATAATAATTTGTGAATGTAAAGCAGCAGTATGGTGAtgcagtgcttagcactgtcgcctcacaagaagaaggttctgggtttaaacctCATGTccaactggagcctttctgtgcagagtttgcatgttctcaccgtgcctgtgtgggtttcctctgggtgctccggtttctctcacagtccaaacacaagcagattaggtcaactggctactctaaattgcccataggtgtgaagggttgtttgtctctgtgttagccctgcgatagattggagacctgcccagggtgaaccccacgttTTGCCCAAcgtcagctaggattggctccagcttccctcagAACCTTGgcagataagcggtatagataatggatggatggatataaagtGAGGTGAACAGGGAAATTTTTTAAACAATACTAATCTCTGCCAGTTGATCattaatattgtttttaaaaaattccTGAAATTTTTCTCAATTTGACATTTGTTTCTgtaaattagttttttttctaTTTGGCATACttaataaatgcaaaaaaaagtctTTCAAGAGTAAGACTCTCAAGAGAATTGGATGCAGTTTGTTAAAATTGTCTGCTATACCTGAAGTGTCTTGCCTTAATGACTGAGTCCTTAAAAAttaaacactttaaaaaaaaaacttgttggtTCAAACATATTTATTGAGAAACATCTCATTCATCAGGTGATTTTGCATGACATTTCTTTAAGTATAAACATACAGAGTTTATACAAGCCAGCACACAATGACATGCACAAGACAATTTACAGAACTGTTAGCCAAACAGCAAACACACGAGTAAGAACCCCAAGAAGCCCCTATCCCCCTGAAGTGCATTCTTGATTGCGTCTCAATTGGTTTCTCCTTCAAGATGAGAGATCAAAGGTTGCCAGACTTTTTCAAACTCCCGAAACCTGTCTTTCAACATAACATTACAACAGAGAAAATTACTCTCGGTGAAGAGTATCTGTTAATTCTGTCAGCCAATGCTTCAGTGAGGGAACCTCTTTCTTTTTCCAAAATAgtaagtttttttcttttttttcggtAATAACAccataagggtggcacggtggtgtagtggttagcactgtcacctcacagcaagaaggttttgggtttgagcccagtggtcgatgagggcctttctgtgtggagtttgcatgttctccccgtgtctgcatgggtttcctccgggtgctccggtttcccccaaagacatgcaggttaggctaattggtagctctaaattgaccgtagagtctatgtgtcagcccagcaatgatctggcgacttgtccagggtgtaccccacctctcgcccatagtcagctgggataggctccagcttgcctgcgaccctgcacaggataagcggttacagataatggatggatggatggattcttgtAATTTGGGACATACAGCATGACGTAAGGTAGCTTCTATGGAGCCACATTTCTTACATAGGGGTGATATCTCTGAAAATATCTTATGTAATTTCACCTTAGGTTATGTAATCTATGTAGAATTTTAAATTGCTTTAAACAATGACGGGCCTTAA
The Neoarius graeffei isolate fNeoGra1 chromosome 8, fNeoGra1.pri, whole genome shotgun sequence genome window above contains:
- the tmem216 gene encoding transmembrane protein 216 isoform X1 produces the protein MPVRWLLIGPKSHVYFTNFDWRRSNSRFHNATPSPWYSNMAAHGRHPILSSMPLQVLFYLNVWYFAAFFIAEILMFIYKGILLPYSQANLILDIVLLFLYLGLEALRLFYGWKGNLCESTLILIVSVGVLVPCTVISVYYLLLQTFILRLEFILNAILLCFYTLELVLALITIAAFSRASVY